A region of Leclercia adecarboxylata DNA encodes the following proteins:
- a CDS encoding phage baseplate assembly protein, which translates to MDDNVTLRINGKEWGGWTSVRIGAGVERLARDFSVEITRQWPGENGDSLRPKVKGGDRVEVLIGTDLVITGWVEATPVRYDARSVRVGISGRSLTADLIDCAAEPTQFNGQSLVQVAAALAKPFGIEVVNTGAPADVIPGVQPDHGETVIEVLNKMLGQQQALAYDDPTGRLVIGGIGATRAHTALVLGQNILSCDTEKSIRDRFSTYQISGQRAGNDDDFGAATTTALRAKTEDAGIGRYRPMAVQQTGQATGASCIARADFEARQRAARTDETTYTVWGWRQGDGSLWQPNQRVIVFDPVCGFNNRELLISEVSFTKDSNGTITELRVGPPDAYLPEPTDPKQRKKKKAVEAPF; encoded by the coding sequence ATGGATGACAACGTTACCCTGAGGATCAATGGCAAGGAGTGGGGCGGCTGGACGTCGGTGAGGATCGGCGCGGGCGTTGAACGCCTGGCCCGTGATTTCAGTGTCGAAATTACCCGGCAGTGGCCCGGTGAGAACGGCGACTCTCTCCGGCCAAAAGTGAAAGGAGGTGACCGGGTCGAAGTTTTGATAGGCACCGATTTGGTGATCACTGGCTGGGTGGAAGCCACTCCCGTTCGCTACGACGCCCGCTCTGTTCGTGTTGGAATCAGCGGGCGCAGCCTGACTGCAGATCTCATCGACTGCGCTGCAGAACCAACGCAATTTAACGGGCAGTCGCTAGTTCAGGTAGCTGCTGCACTGGCAAAACCGTTTGGTATTGAGGTCGTCAATACCGGCGCACCCGCTGACGTTATACCTGGCGTGCAGCCGGATCACGGCGAAACGGTTATCGAGGTGCTGAATAAGATGCTGGGCCAGCAGCAGGCGCTGGCCTATGACGATCCAACCGGACGCCTGGTGATTGGCGGAATTGGGGCTACGCGGGCGCATACCGCGCTCGTTCTCGGCCAGAACATTCTTTCCTGTGATACAGAAAAAAGTATCAGGGACCGTTTCTCAACGTACCAGATTTCCGGTCAGCGCGCCGGGAATGATGACGACTTCGGCGCGGCCACCACCACCGCTCTGCGAGCGAAAACGGAAGACGCGGGGATCGGGCGGTACCGGCCAATGGCCGTTCAGCAGACAGGTCAGGCGACAGGGGCCAGCTGCATCGCTCGCGCTGATTTCGAAGCGCGCCAGCGCGCCGCCCGGACTGACGAAACAACCTACACCGTATGGGGGTGGCGCCAGGGTGACGGTTCTCTCTGGCAACCTAACCAGCGTGTAATCGTCTTTGACCCCGTCTGCGGGTTTAACAATCGCGAACTGCTGATTTCGGAGGTGTCGTTCACCAAAGACAGCAATGGCACGATCACCGAATTGCGCGTCGGCCCGCCTGATGCGTATCTGCCTGAACCGACTGATCCCAAACAGCGGAAGAAGAAAAAAGCCGTGGAGGCCCCTTTCTGA
- a CDS encoding gp53-like domain-containing protein has product MHRIDTPTAQKDKFGVGKNGFTRGNPQTGTPATDLDDDYFDMLQEELAGIVEAAGITLDKTKRNQLRTALPLVLGIKAAALRDVGEGSNQIPDMSSFIASFGNNGYQKLPGGLILQWGQNSMPAPGASNNVTFPIAFPSTAYAVVITTNASGGATTGIAPSSTTAVTRTGFQWVRFAGSEYTSYGTGYWFAIGR; this is encoded by the coding sequence ATGCATCGTATCGACACGCCTACCGCGCAGAAAGATAAATTCGGCGTGGGAAAGAATGGCTTTACCCGTGGTAACCCGCAGACCGGCACGCCGGCTACCGACCTTGATGATGATTATTTTGACATGCTGCAGGAGGAGCTGGCTGGTATCGTAGAAGCGGCGGGAATTACGCTCGATAAAACCAAACGCAACCAGCTGAGAACGGCTCTTCCGTTAGTTCTCGGTATCAAAGCCGCAGCGCTGCGCGATGTCGGCGAGGGTTCAAATCAGATCCCTGATATGTCCTCATTCATCGCGAGCTTCGGCAATAACGGGTATCAGAAATTGCCAGGCGGCCTGATCCTTCAGTGGGGGCAAAACTCAATGCCTGCGCCAGGGGCGTCGAATAATGTGACATTCCCCATCGCATTCCCATCTACGGCTTACGCTGTGGTAATCACCACTAACGCCTCAGGTGGAGCAACAACTGGAATAGCGCCGTCATCCACCACCGCAGTTACCCGAACGGGTTTCCAGTGGGTACGTTTTGCAGGTTCAGAATATACGTCTTACGGCACCGGATACTGGTTTGCTATCGGGAGATAA
- a CDS encoding phage head spike fiber domain-containing protein, with amino-acid sequence MSQFTEGDSAVNRLNAAVSAFEKVLTEPEGTVVEMPVGAAQPSLAERLKRAIDAVTIKPAQAATQATAAAQQALTSQQAAAQSAADAANSAAATGYVDAPFPDAWVPFNDNLQMLAGIGPVDTAPVNGVNVPIGTRSVAFSRPTTGTYIDKTGMMKEAAINEPRFEKQGLMCEGAATNLYTQSETWGAGQRCTVTNNSGISPRGDQTMALMVEDTSAAVEHYSSDRGIVLTAGTTYCYSVFVKAFSSPRNLYLRVASGSTAQSFFDPVAGAWAGNAGGAQFIDRGFEDFGNGIYRVWITFTAAATQSTVIRIQLANGVSANYTGDGVSGLYFWGAQLEEGTFPTSYIKTDSATVTRAADGWGMPSSNIGYKTLSQLFNRTIAFTIVPKFFPPTSYNDVLGSKGARNDIICRMHTPPQKLSAYRSSGGVAINVDAGDKGVFVHKTEGNKITTYFAGKTNTSTVAPNSTTETVSELGNTTPSTVKCVYYIRDLKIWHSALSEIQIKGLR; translated from the coding sequence ATGTCCCAGTTTACTGAAGGTGATTCAGCGGTAAATCGCCTGAATGCAGCCGTTTCGGCATTTGAGAAAGTATTGACTGAGCCGGAAGGTACGGTGGTCGAAATGCCAGTAGGCGCGGCTCAGCCAAGCCTGGCCGAAAGGTTAAAGCGCGCTATTGATGCGGTTACCATAAAACCAGCACAGGCCGCAACGCAGGCAACGGCAGCGGCCCAGCAAGCCCTGACCTCCCAGCAGGCAGCCGCCCAAAGCGCAGCTGATGCTGCGAACTCGGCCGCCGCCACCGGATACGTAGATGCGCCGTTCCCGGACGCCTGGGTGCCATTTAATGACAACTTACAGATGCTGGCCGGGATAGGCCCAGTTGATACAGCCCCTGTTAATGGCGTCAATGTTCCGATAGGGACACGCAGCGTTGCGTTTTCGCGTCCCACAACAGGAACGTATATTGATAAAACAGGTATGATGAAGGAGGCGGCAATTAACGAACCTCGCTTTGAAAAGCAGGGTTTAATGTGTGAAGGAGCTGCCACAAACCTTTATACCCAGTCTGAAACATGGGGCGCTGGTCAGCGCTGCACGGTTACCAATAATAGTGGTATTTCTCCTCGCGGCGATCAGACTATGGCTTTAATGGTTGAGGATACTTCTGCTGCCGTTGAGCATTATTCTTCAGATAGAGGCATTGTTTTAACAGCTGGTACAACTTACTGCTATTCAGTATTTGTAAAAGCTTTCTCAAGCCCCCGTAACCTTTATTTGCGAGTTGCATCAGGTAGCACAGCTCAGTCTTTTTTTGACCCTGTAGCTGGCGCCTGGGCTGGTAACGCTGGTGGGGCGCAATTCATTGATCGGGGATTTGAAGATTTTGGAAACGGCATTTATCGTGTATGGATCACCTTTACAGCCGCTGCGACCCAATCAACGGTAATTCGTATACAGCTAGCTAATGGAGTATCAGCTAATTATACAGGAGATGGTGTATCTGGATTATATTTCTGGGGAGCGCAATTAGAAGAAGGCACATTCCCTACCTCATACATTAAAACGGATTCCGCAACTGTAACCCGAGCTGCAGATGGCTGGGGTATGCCAAGTTCAAATATCGGTTACAAAACACTTTCTCAACTGTTTAACAGAACAATCGCTTTTACGATAGTGCCGAAGTTCTTCCCACCAACCAGCTATAACGACGTTCTGGGCTCAAAAGGTGCCCGTAATGACATTATATGCAGAATGCACACGCCTCCACAAAAGCTGTCAGCATATAGAAGCTCTGGTGGCGTCGCTATCAACGTGGATGCTGGAGATAAGGGTGTTTTTGTCCATAAAACGGAAGGAAATAAAATCACTACTTACTTTGCAGGCAAGACAAACACTTCCACCGTTGCACCAAACAGCACAACCGAAACTGTAAGTGAACTAGGTAATACAACGCCTTCAACAGTTAAGTGCGTCTATTACATTCGGGATTTGAAAATATGGCATTCTGCTTTATCTGAAATCCAAATCAAAGGACTCCGCTGA
- a CDS encoding type II toxin-antitoxin system RatA family toxin, translating into MPQISRTALVPYSVEQMYQLVNDVKSYPQFIPGCTGSRVLESGPTQMTAAVDVSKAGISKTFTTRNTLTDNQSILMHLVDGPFKKLMGGWKFVPLSADACRIEFHLDFEFTNALIELAFGRIFKELAANMVQAFTVRAKEVYSAA; encoded by the coding sequence ATGCCTCAGATTAGTCGTACTGCGCTTGTCCCTTACAGTGTGGAACAGATGTACCAGTTAGTGAATGACGTTAAGTCATATCCGCAGTTTATCCCGGGTTGTACCGGGAGCCGCGTGCTGGAATCAGGCCCGACGCAAATGACGGCGGCGGTGGATGTTTCCAAAGCCGGGATCAGCAAAACCTTCACCACCCGGAATACGCTGACCGATAACCAGAGTATTCTGATGCATCTGGTGGATGGCCCCTTCAAGAAACTGATGGGTGGATGGAAGTTTGTTCCGCTGAGCGCCGATGCCTGCCGGATCGAATTCCATCTCGACTTCGAGTTTACCAACGCCCTTATCGAGCTGGCATTTGGTCGCATCTTCAAAGAACTTGCCGCCAATATGGTTCAGGCGTTCACCGTGCGCGCCAAAGAGGTCTACAGTGCAGCCTGA
- a CDS encoding baseplate J/gp47 family protein → MADSEFQRPTLAENISMLRTDLFSRLDASDTIRRMDEDVRAKVYAAALHTVYGYIDYLALNMLPDKCDEAWLERHAAMKRCPRKSPTASAGFMRWDGVTNGITLKAGAVIQRDDLIQYTTTADATSAGGVLRVPMVCSVTGSVGEIDDGAALYLVTPVNGLPSSGVADSVAGGFDIEDLETWRARVLERYYWTPQGGADGDYIVWAKEVQGITRAWTYRHWMGAGTVGVMVASDDPVNPIPGAATVAAVKAHIAPLAPVAGADLYPFAPVAHNVDFRIRLTPDTPEVRAAVTAELRSFLLRDGYPEGELDLSRINEAISIAAGEHSHVLVAPTANITIAKNELAILGTLAWT, encoded by the coding sequence ATGGCTGACAGCGAATTCCAGCGCCCGACGCTGGCAGAAAATATCAGCATGCTCCGCACCGACCTCTTTTCCCGCCTGGACGCGAGCGACACTATCAGGCGTATGGATGAAGACGTCAGGGCGAAAGTGTATGCGGCCGCGCTGCATACCGTTTATGGCTATATCGATTACCTGGCGCTGAATATGCTGCCGGATAAGTGCGATGAGGCCTGGCTGGAAAGGCACGCGGCCATGAAGCGCTGTCCTCGCAAAAGCCCGACAGCATCAGCAGGGTTTATGCGCTGGGATGGTGTGACAAACGGCATTACGCTTAAGGCTGGCGCGGTGATTCAACGTGACGATCTCATCCAGTACACCACAACGGCAGATGCAACCAGCGCGGGTGGCGTTCTGCGCGTGCCGATGGTGTGCAGCGTCACCGGGAGTGTGGGTGAAATTGACGATGGCGCCGCGCTTTATCTGGTGACGCCGGTTAATGGCCTGCCGTCTTCTGGCGTGGCTGACTCTGTTGCTGGCGGGTTTGATATTGAGGATCTGGAGACCTGGCGCGCCCGCGTGCTGGAGCGCTACTACTGGACGCCACAGGGCGGTGCGGACGGGGATTATATCGTCTGGGCGAAAGAAGTTCAGGGTATTACCCGGGCGTGGACCTACCGGCACTGGATGGGGGCCGGCACCGTAGGCGTGATGGTGGCCAGCGATGATCCGGTTAACCCTATCCCCGGTGCCGCTACTGTTGCAGCGGTAAAAGCGCACATTGCTCCGCTCGCACCCGTTGCCGGTGCTGATTTGTATCCGTTCGCACCCGTTGCCCATAACGTCGATTTCAGAATACGCCTGACACCTGATACGCCAGAAGTTCGGGCGGCGGTGACGGCGGAGTTGCGCTCGTTTCTGCTGAGGGATGGCTACCCAGAGGGCGAACTGGATTTATCCAGGATAAACGAGGCTATTTCCATCGCAGCCGGCGAGCACAGCCATGTTCTGGTGGCCCCTACGGCCAATATCACGATCGCGAAAAACGAACTGGCCATACTGGGGACGCTCGCATGGACGTGA
- a CDS encoding YmfQ family protein, which yields MDVTDDDYINLMSALLPPGPAWSADDPAFIGAAPSLRRAHQRADDLMLEIDPRTTTELINRWETCCGLPDECIPTGTQTLLQRQSRLDAKVNLIGGINETFYLEQLAALGKPGATITRYNKGPFKCTSACTEAVYSTEWRYYWQVNMPAATDATWMTCTDNCDTPIRYWGDTVAECVISKLCPSHTYVLFKYP from the coding sequence ATGGACGTGACAGATGACGACTACATCAATCTGATGTCAGCCCTGCTGCCGCCGGGTCCGGCATGGTCAGCTGACGATCCCGCATTCATCGGCGCAGCCCCTTCTCTGCGTCGGGCTCACCAGCGCGCCGATGATTTGATGCTGGAAATTGATCCACGCACCACCACCGAGCTGATCAACCGCTGGGAGACGTGCTGCGGTCTTCCGGACGAATGCATCCCCACCGGAACGCAAACATTACTGCAGCGGCAGAGCAGGCTGGACGCAAAGGTCAATTTAATCGGGGGTATAAACGAGACGTTCTATCTCGAGCAGCTGGCGGCCCTGGGCAAGCCTGGGGCTACTATCACCCGGTACAATAAGGGGCCGTTTAAGTGCACCTCCGCCTGTACTGAAGCCGTGTATTCAACCGAATGGCGTTACTACTGGCAGGTCAACATGCCTGCAGCCACGGATGCCACCTGGATGACATGCACAGATAACTGCGATACCCCGATTCGTTACTGGGGCGATACGGTCGCCGAATGCGTGATCAGCAAACTCTGCCCGTCCCATACCTACGTACTTTTCAAATATCCGTAA
- a CDS encoding tail fiber assembly protein gives MHFYSAKNNAFYDEELKNSYVAAGSWPDDAVEVSNEVFVEFISMPPAGKVRAPVDGLPAWADIPPPTHEELASSARTELQRRIDAANAYMNGKQWPGKAALGRLKGDELAGYNAWLDYLDALEAVDVTTAPDITWPDQPTV, from the coding sequence ATGCATTTCTACAGCGCAAAAAATAACGCTTTCTATGACGAGGAATTGAAGAATTCCTATGTTGCCGCAGGCTCCTGGCCGGATGACGCAGTTGAGGTAAGCAACGAGGTATTCGTGGAGTTTATTTCCATGCCACCGGCCGGGAAAGTTCGCGCGCCGGTTGATGGGCTTCCCGCGTGGGCAGACATTCCGCCGCCAACGCACGAAGAGCTGGCATCGTCTGCCCGGACTGAACTGCAGCGCAGGATTGATGCTGCCAATGCGTACATGAACGGTAAGCAGTGGCCCGGTAAAGCGGCGCTTGGCCGGCTTAAAGGTGATGAACTTGCGGGCTATAACGCCTGGCTGGATTACCTCGATGCTCTTGAGGCAGTAGACGTCACCACTGCCCCAGACATTACCTGGCCCGATCAGCCAACTGTGTAA
- a CDS encoding phage GP46 family protein, whose protein sequence is MDLWLTVNGVSVSASAPMDLLTRSVVISLFTWRRAQPDDNADQPNGWWGDTWPVVQNDRYGSRLWLLQRQKLTNQTALIARTYITEALQWMVDDGVVSKIDLLIQRTGINELGNSITLWRYNQPTTISFDDLWSAITNG, encoded by the coding sequence ATGGACCTGTGGTTAACCGTTAATGGGGTAAGCGTTTCAGCGAGTGCCCCCATGGATTTACTCACCCGCTCAGTTGTTATTTCTCTTTTCACCTGGCGCCGCGCGCAACCGGATGATAATGCCGATCAGCCCAATGGGTGGTGGGGCGATACCTGGCCTGTTGTTCAGAATGACCGGTACGGCTCGCGCCTCTGGCTGCTTCAGCGTCAGAAGCTGACGAACCAGACCGCACTAATCGCCAGAACGTATATCACCGAAGCGCTGCAGTGGATGGTTGACGACGGCGTTGTTTCAAAGATTGACCTCCTCATTCAGCGTACCGGCATTAACGAACTGGGTAACAGCATCACGCTGTGGCGCTACAACCAGCCCACCACGATTTCTTTCGACGATCTATGGAGTGCGATCACTAATGGCTGA
- a CDS encoding phage baseplate assembly protein V yields the protein MRNFQQLQRQLLSLICRAVVSSVKPGSKCQAVDVELLAGEQKGGIEHLEPYGFTSHAKAGSEALILSPDADRSHAVAVVVSDRRYRIRSLKPGEVAIYDDLGQSVTLTRSGIVVDGAGKTITFRNAPKARFEMDIESTGQIKDHCDTTGVTMAEMRLAYNGHKHKENGNNTDVPDKQMGT from the coding sequence ATGCGTAACTTTCAACAACTGCAGCGGCAGCTGCTTAGTCTGATTTGCCGTGCGGTGGTCAGCAGCGTTAAGCCTGGTTCTAAATGCCAGGCCGTGGATGTTGAGCTCCTCGCAGGAGAACAGAAGGGCGGCATTGAGCATCTGGAGCCGTATGGGTTTACCTCACACGCGAAGGCAGGTTCTGAAGCTCTGATTCTGTCTCCCGACGCTGATCGCTCACATGCTGTTGCGGTCGTTGTGTCTGATCGCCGCTATCGCATCAGGTCACTTAAGCCCGGTGAAGTCGCTATTTATGACGATCTGGGGCAGTCAGTCACGCTGACGCGCAGTGGTATCGTCGTCGACGGCGCCGGAAAGACCATCACCTTCCGGAACGCGCCAAAAGCCCGGTTCGAAATGGACATCGAGTCGACAGGCCAGATCAAAGACCATTGCGACACAACCGGCGTCACGATGGCGGAAATGCGTCTTGCCTACAACGGCCATAAACACAAAGAGAACGGTAACAACACAGACGTACCGGACAAACAAATGGGGACGTAA
- the smpB gene encoding SsrA-binding protein SmpB yields the protein MTKKKAHKPGSATIALNKRARHEYFIEEEFEAGLALQGWEVKSLRAGKANIGDSYVIFKDGEAFLFGANFQPLTVASSHYVCDPTRTRKLLLNKRELDSLFGRINREGYTVLALSLYWKNAWCKVKIGVAKGKKQHDKRNDAKDREWQVDKARIMKHAGR from the coding sequence ATGACGAAGAAAAAAGCACATAAACCAGGCTCGGCAACCATTGCGCTCAACAAGCGTGCCCGCCACGAGTATTTCATTGAAGAAGAATTCGAAGCTGGCCTTGCGCTGCAGGGCTGGGAAGTTAAATCGCTGCGTGCGGGTAAAGCCAACATCGGTGACAGCTACGTGATCTTCAAAGACGGCGAAGCTTTTCTGTTCGGCGCAAACTTTCAGCCGCTGACCGTTGCTTCCTCTCACTACGTCTGCGATCCGACACGCACCCGTAAGCTGCTGCTGAACAAACGTGAGCTGGATTCGCTCTTCGGGCGTATCAACCGCGAAGGTTACACCGTCCTCGCCCTGTCGCTGTACTGGAAGAACGCCTGGTGCAAAGTGAAAATCGGCGTGGCGAAAGGTAAGAAGCAGCACGACAAGCGTAACGATGCAAAAGATCGTGAATGGCAGGTGGATAAAGCGCGCATCATGAAGCACGCAGGCCGTTAA